The Falco peregrinus isolate bFalPer1 chromosome 1, bFalPer1.pri, whole genome shotgun sequence genome has a window encoding:
- the KLHL25 gene encoding kelch-like protein 25 produces MSVSVHENRKSRTSTGSMNILLFHKASHPDCVLSHLNTLRKHCMFTDVTLWAGNRSFPCHRAVLAASSRYFEAMFSNGLRESLDDEVNFHDSLHPEVLELLLDFAYSSRIIINEENAESLLEAGDMLQFHDVRDAAAEFLEKNLYPSNCLGMMLLSDAHQCRRLYELSWRMCLVNFETVHKSEDFNNLSKDTLLDLISSDELEIEDEEKVFKAVIQWVKYDLDERKAYLPELLRNVRLALLPSECLREALACEDLIMVDERNKLVLDEAIQCKKKILQNDGVVTSPCARPRKAGHTLLILGGQTFMCDKIYQVDHKAKEIIPKADLPSPRKEFSACAIGCKVYITGGRGSENGVSKDVWVYDTVHEEWSKAAPMLIARFGHGSAELENCLYVVGGHTAVAGIFPASPSVSLKQVEKYDPLSNKWTMVAPLRDGVSNAAVVSARLKLFVFGGTSIHRDLASKVQCYDPAENRWMIKAECPQPWRYTAAAVLGSQIFIMGGDTEFTAASAYRFDCETDQWTRIGDMTAKRMSCHALASGNKLYVVGGYFGTQRCKTLDCYDPTSDTWNCITTVPYSLIPTAFVSTWKHLPS; encoded by the coding sequence ATGTCAGTCAGCGTCCACGAGAACCGTAAATCCCGGACTAGCACCGGCTCCATGAACATCTTGCTTTTTCACAAAGCTTCCCACCCGGACTGCGTCTTGTCCCATCTGAACACCCTGCGGAAGCACTGCATGTTCACCGATGTCACCCTTTGGGCAGGAAACAGGTCGTTCCCGTGTCATCgggcagtgctggctgcctccAGCAGATACTTCGAAGCCATGTTTAGCAATGGCCTCCGGGAGAGCCTGGATGATGAGGTGAACTTCCATGACAGCCTCcacccagaggtgctggagctaCTGCTGGACTTTGCTTATTCCTCTCGGATCATCATCAATGAGGAGAATGCCGAGTCCCTCCTGGAGGCTGGAGACATGCTGCAGTTCCACGACGTCCGAGACGCGGCGGCCGAGTTCCTGGAGAAGAACCTCTACCCTTCCAACTGCCTGGGCATGATGCTGCTCTCGGATGCCCATCAGTGCCGGCGGCTCTATGAACTCTCCTGGAGGATGTGCCTGGTCAACTTTGAGACTGTTCACAAGAGTGAGGACTTCAACAACCTTTCCAAGGACACTCTGCTGGACCTCATTTCCAGCGATGAGCTGGAAATCGAGGATGAAGAAAAGGTCTTTAAGGCTGTCATCCAGTGGGTGAAATACGATCTGGATGAGCGGAAAGCTTATCTCCCAGAACTTCTGAGGAATGTTCGTCTGGCCTTGCTTCCTTCTGAATGCCTCAGGGAGGCCTTGGCTTGTGAGGACTTGATCATGGTGGACGAAAGGAACAAGCTTGTCTTGGATGAAGCTATTCAGTGCAAGAAGAAGATCCTCCAGAATGATGGGGTGGTCACCAGTCCCTGTGCCAGGCCTCGCAAAGCTGGGCACACCTTGCTGATCCTGGGAGGACAGACCTTCATGTGTGATAAGATCTACCAAGTGGATCACAAAGCCAAGGAGATTATCCCCAAAGCAGACCTGCCGAGTCCCCGGAAGGAGTTTAGTGCCTGTGCCATCGGCTGCAAAGTGTATATCACTGGAGGCAGGGGCTCAGAGAACGGGGTCTCGAAAGACGTGTGGGTGTACGACACCGTTCATGAGGAATGGTCAAAAGCAGCCCCGATGTTAATAGCTCGGTTTGGGCATGGCTCGGCTGAACTGGAAAACTGCCTGTACGTGGTTGGCGGGCACACTGCAGTAGCTGGAATCTTTCCTGCATCTCCTTCGGTTTCCTTGAAGCAAGTAGAGAAGTACGATCCCCTGTCCAACAAATGGACGATGGTGGCTCCTTTGAGAGACGGAGTGAGCAATGCTGCGGTGGTGAGCGCCAGGCTCAAGCTGTTTGTCTTTGGTGGGACCAGCATTCACCGAGACTTGGCGTCCAAAGTCCAGTGCTATGATCCAGCTGAGAATCGGTGGATGATCAAAGCTGAGTGCCCACAGCCCTGGCGCTACACGGCAGCTGCTGTCCTGGGCAGCCAGATTTTCATCATGGGAGGAGACACCGAGTTCACGGCAGCATCCGCCTACCGCTTTGACTGCGAAACAGACCAGTGGACGCGCATCGGGGACATGACAGCCAAGCGCATGTCATGCCACGCTTTGGCCTCGGGGAATAAACTCTACGTGGTGGGAGGTTACTTTGGCACTCAGAGATGCAAAACGCTGGACTGCTACGACCCTACATCAGACACGTGGAACTGTATCACAACGGTGCCTTACTCGCTCATCCCCACAGCTTTTGTCAGCACTTGGAAGCACTTGCCATCATGA